DNA sequence from the Halorussus sp. MSC15.2 genome:
GATTCGGTAGCCGTCGCCCTCCGGCGTCTCCGCCACGTCGCCCGAGAGGTCGAACTCCGCGAGGAGCGCGTCGAGCGAAATCGCCTTGTCGGCCGTACTCTTCAGGCCGTCGTCGGGGTTCCGGAAGTCGTCGGTGAACCGCTCGTAGGCCGTGCCGGCCTCGGCGCTGGCGTACTTCTCGACCGCGCCCGGCGCGTCCACGAGCGACACCAGCACGCGCGCCACGGGGTACGAGAGCAGTTCCGCCCGCGGGTTCCATCGCCGCCCGTCCTCGGCGTCGGGTCTGACCGTCCCGTCGATGAGCGCACGGCGCACCCGCTCGACGCCGCGCTCGACCGCGGGGTGGCGCTCGTCGCCGGTCACGATGGCGACGAGACCGATGTCGGCCTCCCGCACGCTCTCGCGGGCCGCCGCGAGAAACGGGTACCGGGCGTGAAGCGGGTCCATACTCCCCCCATTTCGGCCGACCCCGATAAACGCGACGAATCCGATGGAAACGCGCGAAATCCGATGGGATTGATACGTCCGACCGCCGTCGGTGGTCCCATGACCGAGGCGACCGAAACCGCACGGGCCTACTACGACGCCATCGACGCGGGCGACTACGACCGCTTCGCCGACCTCCTCGCGCCCGACGTGGTCCACGAGCGACCCGACCGGACCATCGAGGGTCGCGAGACGCTCGTGGCGTTCATGCGAGAGGGGCGTCCGAACGAGGAGACCGCTCACGAGGTCGAAGCGGTGTACGTCGAGGCGGACGGCGGGGACGTCGCGGTCCGGGGCCGCCTGCGCGACGCCGACGGCGCTCCGATGTTCGCGTTCGTGGACGTCTTCGAGGTCGAAGCCGCAGAGGAGGACCGGACTCCCCGAATCTCCCGCATCCGGACCTACACCCAGTAGTCGCCGGTTCTCCTCCCACTCGGGACGGTCCTCTGCCCCGTTCCCCGTTCGCTCCGCTACCAAGACTTATGCCGCTGTTCTCCCACGTATACACACGATGGGTCTCTTCAGAGACCTCGGCAACAAAGTCGAGGAGTTCAAGCAGGCGTCGGAGGCCGCGGCCGACGAGGAAGCGAGCCACGAGTGTCGAGACTGCGGCGAACGGTTCTTCGCCGACACCGAGACGTGTCCGGAGTGCGGGAGTAGCGACGTCGTATCGCTCGCGGAGTGACGGCGGCCGTCGGTCCGTCGCTGTCGCTTACGCATCGCCGGACGTGAGGCGCTCCGGAATCCCAACCGATACGTGTGGCAGTTCCCAATGGCTGCCATGAACTACGTCGCGTGGGCGGTCGTCGCGCTCGTCGGTTACTCCGTCTTCACACCGCTGGCGAGTCTGGCGACCAACCAGATTCCGAGTACGGTCGTCGCGCTGGTGGCCAACAGCATGCTCGCGGTGTCGGCGGCCGTCGTCATCGCCTACCGGAACGAGTCGGTCGTCCCGTACCTCGCGGGCGAGAACGCGATTTACATGTACGCGGCAGGGATATTCCTGAGCGTCGGCATCATCGCGTACTATCAGGCCCTGGGAGCAGGACCGGTCAGCACCGTCGTCCCCATCTTCGGGATGTTCCTCGTCGGCAGTTCGCTACTCGGCGTCGTGTTTCTGAACGACCCGCTGACCGCGAGGAAGGCCGCCGGAATCGTGCTGGCGGCCGTCGGCGTGTACCTGACGACGAGTTAGTCCTTCTCGCCCGCACCGAGCGCGCTCTCGCCGACCGGTTCGTGGCCCTCGATGACCTCTTTGTCGCCCATGTACGGCCGGAGGGCCTCGGGAACCGTCACGGTGCCGTCGTCGTTCTGGTAGTATTCGAGGACGGCGACCATCACGCGCGGCAGGGCGAGACCCGAGGCGTTGAGCGTGTGGAGGTACTCGGTCGATTCGTGGCGCTCGGGCCGGTAGCGCAGACCGGCGCGTCGGGCCTGAAAGGCCTCGAAGTTCGATGCCGTCGAGACCTCCAGCCAGCGGCCGCCCCGTTCGGGACCGTCCTCCATGTCGTCGCCGGGTGCCCAGACTTCGAGGTCTATCTGCTTGGCGGCCTTGAAGCCGAGGTCGCCCGTGCAGAGTTCGAGGACCCGGTACGGCAGGCCGAGGCGTCGGAGGACCTCCTCGGCCTCGTCCAGCAGCTCGTGGAGTCGGTCGTAGCTCTCGTCGGGTTCCACGAAGTTGACCATCTCGACCTTGTTGAACTGGTGGACGCGGACGATACCGCGGGTCTCGGTGCCGTGTTCGCCCGCCTCGCGCCGGAAGTTGGGCGTGTAGGCCTGATGCTTCAGCGGGAGGTCGTCCTTCAGGAGGATGTCGTCGGCGTACATGTTCGTGACCGGAACCTCCGCGGTCGGGCAGAGCCAGAGGTCCTCGTCCTCGATTTTGTAGGCGTCCTCGTCGAACTTCGGGAGCTGGCCCGTCCCGGTCATCGACTCGCTGTTCACCGGGATGGGCGGGAAGACGTCTTGATACCCCTGCTCGCGGTGGACGTCCATCATGAACTGCATCAGGGCGTGTTCGAGTTGGCTCCCCTCTCCTTTGAGGAAGTAGTAGCCGCTGCCGGTCGTCTTGGCGGCCCGCGCCTCGTCGATGATGTCCAACTCCTCGCCGAGGTCGTAGTGGGGCGTCACCTCGTCGGGCAGGTCCCGGAGGTCGTCGAAGCCCTCGCGGCGCGTCTCGACGTTGTCGTCCTCGTCGTCGCCCTCGGGGACGCTCTCGTGGGGGACCTGCGGGACGCGCAGGAGCGCCTCCTCTAGCTCTTCCTCCAGTTCGGCGGCGCGCTCTTCGACTTCCTCGATTTCGGCCTTGAGTTCTTGGCTCCGCTCTATGGCCTCGTCGGCCTCGTCGTGCTTCCCGGCCTGTTTCAACTCGCCGATTTCGTCGCTGACCTGATTGCGCTCGTGGCGCAGGTCGTCGCCGCGGGCCTTCAGGTCGCGCCACTCCTCGTCTTTCTCCAGTATCGCGTCGAGGTCCTCGTCGGCCCCGCGAACGCGGAGTCCCTCGCGGACCTCCTCGGGGTTGTCCCGAATGTAGTTCCGGTCTAGCATTCCTACTCTCCAAATCCCGCTCCCGGCAAAAAACCGTATCGTTCGTGGGGCAGTGGTTGGCAGGGCGTGGACGGGGTCAGGCAACGCCTGTCCTCGGTCAAGCAAGATAAAGTGATACGCGACCGAGAAAATATTGGGATAACTAGAAGAACCTTACAACTCGTATTTCGGAAGATTGCTACGAAACGGTAGCGGCATCAGGGGATACAGTCTGACCGCTTGACTGCCTACAGTACATCGCGGAGTCACCCCACTTTCCGCGCAGGAGTGTTTGACGACTGGCTATCCCCGAAACCGTGCTGGCACTCTCTCGGAGGATGCGAGCGACGCGTATCTTTACAAAAGAGAACGGCTGGAAGCAGTGGGGTTTCCTACGTCCGCTGTCTCGTGATTCTTAGTGAACCCCAGACCAGACGAATGTTGAGCCTCTCGTTTTCTCTCATTCTCCCGGTTGGGTTAGTGAACTCGTACGACTCCGTGCGTCCGTCGTCGGTCTCCACGTTGACCTCGAAGATACCCGGTGTGGACATCTTAATCGGCGTGTCGTCCACGAGTATGTTCGAAGCAGAATCCTTGTTCACCTTCCCGTTTTGGCCGTCGATTACGTACTTGAACTCATCGACCACCGGATTCTGCTTACCCGGAGTGACCCGATTTATCGTAACCGTGACCTCTCGGGTGTTCTGGCTGTTATTCACTAGATGGATGTTGCCCGGCAACGTATGCTGTCCTGGCGTCTTCCTGAAGTCGTCGCTTGTGGTCTTTGCGGAGGTCGATTGCGCCAGTAGAGACGGAGCGACGATGCTCGAACCGGTATACTTCAGGATGTCGCGTCGCGATTTTTCGGTCATGAATTTCACCTATCACTACAACTTTCTATATGGTTTGCTGTGCAGTCCGAGTACGTTGGCTGCCAGTAGATTTCAGTCCCAGTTCCGTACGGGTTCTCTACCAAGTCGGCACAACACTCGTTAACTGAGCCGTTATCGTTGTCCCACGACACCATCGGTGTACATCGGGCAGGGCCACTACTCGTTTCATACCAGCTGCGTGCCATCTGCTCTTCGGCTAAGGGGGACGAACCGCAGCTAGCGGACAAATGTTCGTTGATGGCAGCGTGACCAAGCTCGTGGATGACGCTCGCGTACATCTGTGCGTAACGGGTTTCGCTTCCTTCCGCGGTCGTAGATTCGTCTGCTAGGTCACCGCACCGATGGGCTTCGGCAACACATAGGTGACTTCTCGAATCTGAACAGTTGCCTGTCGTCACCCCGTAATCGCTGTCGTAGTTCGTTACGAGGAGATTCGCGTCATTGTGGGTGTAATCGGCCTTACAGTAGTGCCAATCGTTCCACCACTCGTCGAGGGAACTGTACGTCACCGTTGCATAATGCCCGTCGCACTTCATCGTATCATCGGCAGGCCACCCGTCACCGACGATGTTCTCGTTTGGCGGACTCGGGTTGGCTGTGTGGATGTCTAGATTGACAGAGTGTCCTGCATCATTGAACGCATTCGTGATGAACTTGTCTAGCGCGCTACTCGGATTTCCTGGACCAAAGTTGTACAGGTCCGCTGTTAACCAAACGCCAATGTCGAATGTACTCATATTACGACAGTAATTAATAACTACGATAGAAGAATAAAATTTTCTCAATCCAGATTATATGATTATATATTTGTTAGTGGAATATGTGATTATCCTATTGTTGGATTTAGTCGCTCGTCAGATTAGAACGGTCAGTCAACCGTTGCCGAGTACAAACCCATCGAAAAAGGGTTCCTCAAAATCTGCATCAACTACGTTCACGACTTTTGACGTTCAGTCCGGCAAGCGTCCGCGAGTGAGGTAGAAGGAAATTACCAACAGTGGAGTACACCCTTAAGGTCCCCGATTCCGTCCACGCGGGCGATTAAATCGGGAGTAACGCGATATTCAGCTACTCGAATGGGGGCGTCGTGGTGAACCACCGTCGATTTCTGCGTCGTCCGCTCGGTTCTGTTTTCACTACTTGTCGTTACGCGTTCGCCATTCCGCTTGCTGACGGTGTACCGTGCTACTCCGACGAATTTCACTCGAAACGTTCTGGGAGAGGTCTCCTTGATGTTCGCACGTCGAAGAGAGTACTGTTTTAGTTCTGCCTCTCGGGGGACGTTCGGAAGTAATTCTGGCGTAATCGTGAGCGTATCTTCGTACGCCTTCTCGATACGAGCAACGGGAGTCTCGACTGTCTCAGTAGTAAGTTCTGCTGGCTTCGATGGAGCAGGCACCGCAAAGTCGGCATCTACGGGAGTACACGAAGTAGTAACATGCGTCGTGGTCGTCTCGGAAGGCTTTCGTCTTTCCGAGACCTTTCTCTCACTACATCCTGCAACAAAAGAACTGACTATGGCTATAGACTGTCCAAGGACAAGTCGCCGAGATACTTTCATGAGTCTGGATGTATATTATAAAGGTAAATATCTTGTTCCCCCCTTCTCCGATTAGCGTGCTGATTATCTGGCCATAATGCGCTTGTCCCCGAGTAGAGCGGCTATATCGCCAGATGTTCGTTTCACTGCAACACGGGATTTCGACATTATTCGTAATCATCTTTGTGTGGCTGTCGAAAGTTCTGACCTCTCTCACGTTGATTAACCCAGATTCCCGTGAGTCAGTATCAGGGACCGTGCGACTGGCGAAGACCGTCCCGACTAACTTTCCGAGGGCGAACACCTTTTACCGCGCCGCGACCACCCAACGACCATGACGCAGGGCGACCTCCGGGAAGTCACGGTCGGCGACTGCTCGGACCTCTACTACCTCGACACCGGGATGTACGATACCGACGAGTACGGCGCGGTCTACGTTTACGACGCCGCCCGGCCCGCCATCGTGGACACGGGCATCGGCACCCACCACGAACTGATTCTGGACGCGCTGGACGAGTTGGACATCGCCCGCGAGGACGTGGCGGTCATCGCGCCGACGCACGTTCACCTCGAC
Encoded proteins:
- the serS gene encoding serine--tRNA ligase — encoded protein: MLDRNYIRDNPEEVREGLRVRGADEDLDAILEKDEEWRDLKARGDDLRHERNQVSDEIGELKQAGKHDEADEAIERSQELKAEIEEVEERAAELEEELEEALLRVPQVPHESVPEGDDEDDNVETRREGFDDLRDLPDEVTPHYDLGEELDIIDEARAAKTTGSGYYFLKGEGSQLEHALMQFMMDVHREQGYQDVFPPIPVNSESMTGTGQLPKFDEDAYKIEDEDLWLCPTAEVPVTNMYADDILLKDDLPLKHQAYTPNFRREAGEHGTETRGIVRVHQFNKVEMVNFVEPDESYDRLHELLDEAEEVLRRLGLPYRVLELCTGDLGFKAAKQIDLEVWAPGDDMEDGPERGGRWLEVSTASNFEAFQARRAGLRYRPERHESTEYLHTLNASGLALPRVMVAVLEYYQNDDGTVTVPEALRPYMGDKEVIEGHEPVGESALGAGEKD
- a CDS encoding EamA family transporter, with product MNYVAWAVVALVGYSVFTPLASLATNQIPSTVVALVANSMLAVSAAVVIAYRNESVVPYLAGENAIYMYAAGIFLSVGIIAYYQALGAGPVSTVVPIFGMFLVGSSLLGVVFLNDPLTARKAAGIVLAAVGVYLTTS
- a CDS encoding nuclear transport factor 2 family protein, producing MTEATETARAYYDAIDAGDYDRFADLLAPDVVHERPDRTIEGRETLVAFMREGRPNEETAHEVEAVYVEADGGDVAVRGRLRDADGAPMFAFVDVFEVEAAEEDRTPRISRIRTYTQ